GGCAACACGCTGCGCGTCAAAGTCACCGACAACGGTGCGTCACCCGGCCCCTGTTGGGAGGCGGGTACCGGGCTCGCCTCCATGCGCGAGCGGGCCCAACTACTCGGCGGCACCATCCACGCGGGACCGAGCCCCACAGGGGGCAGGGTCGAAGCGACCCTGCCTCTGCAGCCCCCGGCTATCCGCCGACCTTGAGGCGGACACGTTGCCGCTTGGCGATGACGACCGAAGCGGTCAGGAGCCAGAAGGGAAGCAGCAGGTAGGTCACCAAACCGCCTGGTGGAATCCCTGCGTTGCCGAGCGCGGCAAGCACACCAAGGATGACGGACACGACAGCGAACCAGCGTGGTAGGACTGCGTGTTGCCACCCGCCGAGGCCGGTGGCGATGAACGCCGTCGCCAGACCGATCCCCAGCCCTGCCCAGCCGAAGAACTCGGCATAGCTCAACATGCCAGCGGCACTCTGGTCGTCGGCGTCCGTGGCTCCGTTGATGAGCGCCCACCCCCATACGACCATCTGGGAAATCGCGGCCACGGCCACGATCCATCCCGCACAAGCTACGGACGAGAAGGTCGTGTCCTCGGATTCGCTCGAACGGAGGTGATTGCGGGTGGCGGCGCTGAAGAAGAGCAGCGCGATGCCCATCACGATCAGGGCGCCCTGGCTGGCGATGTTGAGCGCGAGGTGATCGTTGATGACCTCCACCGAAGCCCCGCCCGGCTGGTCGGTGCCGAATCGTTTGAGCCCGCCGTGAGCGATCCAAGCGAGACCGGCCACCGCACCTGAGGCCGGCAGCAGGCGCTCTGAAGTGGTGATGGACATGCGATTCCCTTCGTTGCGACAAGTCGGCGGACGCCGGTAGACACAGCGTCCCGACCTCACAGTCCCGATCACATGAGCACGATGACCTGACTCTCCGGGAAAGACTCCCTCCCAACCTGGGAATCGCGCTCTGACGAGGCGCAGCAGGTTCTGGACTCAACGACGCCCCAAGTGACCTGTCACCTCGATGCGTACTGTCGCCACGACGCCGGCGCACATGCAGCAGACCCCAACGAGCTCGACGTCATCACCCAACGACGTCGTCGAAGCCGCCCGCAGCACCCTCGTCATCGGCACCACCTAACCCGACACCGATCGCAGCGAAACGACGACACAAAACGAAGCTACTCACAGGTCAGTACGATCCGGTCATGCCTTCGTCTGATTCTTCACCCGCCGCCGACGCGCAGGTTCGAGTCTCGGGTGCTCGGGAGCACAACCTGCGGAATGTGGACCTCTCCGTTCCGCGGGACTCGTTAGTGGTGTTCACGGGCGTGTCGGGTTCCGGGAAGTCATCGTTGGCGTTTGGGACGCTGTACGCGGAGTCACAGCGACGGTATTTGGAGTCGGTGGCACCGTACGCTCGCCGTCTGATCGACCAGGCGGGCGTTCCCGATGTTGACTCCATCACCGGGATGCCGCCGGCCGTGGCGTTGCAGCAGCAGCGTGGAGGACGCAGTGCCCGGTCCACGGTGGGAAGCATCACCACGGTGTCCAGTCTCGTGCGGATGCTGTACTCCCGCGCCGGGGACTACCCGGATGGGCAGCCGATGCTCTACGCGGAGGATTTTTCTGCGAACACGGTGCAGGGGGCCTGCCCGGAATGTCACGGCATTGGTCGTGTCTACGCGGTGCCCGAGGAGCGGATGGTGCCGGATCCGTCGCTCACGATCCGGGAGCGCGCGATCGCGTCCTGGCCGACGGCATGGCACGGACACCAGCTCCGCGACGTGTTGGTGGCCCTCGGGTATGACGTTGACGTGCCGTGGAAAGATCTGCCACGAAAAGACCGGGACTGGATCCTTTACACGGACGAGACCCCGTTCGTTCCGGTCCACTCCCGGTTGACGCTTGCTGAGGCTCGCGCCGCGATCAAGGCCGGGGTCGAGCCGAGCTACTCGGGCACCTTCGTCGGAGCCCGCCGGTATGTGTTGGACACATTCGCGAACTCGAAGAGCGCGTCGATGAAGCGTCGCGTCGCGCAGTTTCTCGAGGCTGCCCTATGCCCGGCCTGTCACGGGAAGCGGCTGAAGCCTGAAGCGCTCTCGGTCACGTTCGAGGGCCTGGACATCGCGGAGTTCTCGCAGTTGCCGCTTCGAGAGCTTGCTGACATGCTCTCCGACGTTGTTGCGGGAGCGCAACAGGCCGAGACCGTTCCGAATGGTGCTGTGCTGCATGCCGATTCCCGCCGCGCAGCCACGGAGCAGCGCATCGCCGCCGGAGGGTCCGCGCACGCCGCCGCACCCGATGTGCGCCGCACCGCAAACCGTTCGCCGGAGAAGCGCGCCGCTGCGTCCCGGCTCGCTTCCGGGCTGATCGAGCGACTCCGCCCACTGACCGATCTTGGCCTCGGGTATCTGTCGTTGAGTCGAACCACCCCGACCCTGTCGGGTGGCGAGTTGCAACGAATCAGGCTCGCCACACAGCTCAGCTCCGACCTGTTCGGCGTCGTCTATGTCCTCGATGAACCATCCGCAGGCCTTCACCCACAAGACGTGACAGCGCTCTTGAAGATCCTCGACGGGCTCAAGAAAAGCGGAAACAGCCTGTTCGTCGTCGAACACTCTGTCGATGTCATGCGGCACGCGGACTGGCTCGTGGACATCGGCCCCGGCGCCGGCGAGCATGGCGGCTGCGTTCTCTACAGCGGCCCTACCGACGGGCTTGCCGACGTCAAGGAGTCAGTCACACGCGGCTACCTCTTCGGTGGCAGTGGACTGCCCCCGCACACCCCTCGCGACCCGCGCGGGTGGCTCCACTTGAAGGACGTGACTCGTAACAACCTGCACGGCGTCTCCATCGACATTCCCATGGGTGTTTTCACCGCGGTCACCGGAGTCTCGGGTTCCGGCAAGTCGAGCTTGGTCAGCCAGGCCCTCCCGGCTCTCGTCGGTGACCGCCTCGGTCACAGCGTTGCGGCGGAGGACGAATCGACCGGCGACGAGCTGCTCCTTGCCGATACCCCAGAGCGGCTCGACGGTGTCCTCGACGGCTCTCTCGAGGGGGTCCGGCGGGTTGTCAACATCGATCAACGACCCATCGGCCGAACCCCCCGATCGAACATCGCAACATATACGGGCTTGTTCGACCACGTCCGTCGACGCTTTGCTGAGACGCCCGAGGCTCGCTCGCGTAGGTACAAGCCCGGCCGTTTCTCCTTCAATGTCTCCGGCGGCCGCTGCCCCACCTGTGAGGGCGAAGGGTCCGTGATGGTCGAGCTACTCTTCCTCCCATCCGTGTACACCGAATGCCCCGACTGTCACGGGACCCGGTACAAAGCCTCGACCCTCGAGATCACTTGGCGGGAGCGCACCATCGCTGACGTGCTCGCGATGAGCGTTGAGGACGCCCACGCGTTCTTTGACGGCGAAGACGACATCACCCGCTCACTAACTGCACTGTCCGACGTGGGTCTCGGATACTTGCGACTCGGACAACCGGCAACCGAGCTGTCTGGAGGTGAGGCACAACGCGTGAAGCTCGCAAGCGAGCTCCAGCGCGCACAACGAGGGGACACCTTGTATGTTCTCGACGAACCAACTTCGGGCCTGCACTGCGCTGACGCTGACCGGCTCGTGACGCATCTGCAAACCCTGGTCGACGCAGGAAACACCGTCGTCGCGGTGGAACTTGACATGCGGGTGGTCGCAGCAGCCGACTACGTCATCGACCTCGGACCCGGCGCCGGCGATGATGGCGGCACAGTCGTCGCCGCCGGAACTCCTGCACAGGTTGCCGAGAACGGCGTCGGCGCGTCCGCGCAATACCTTGCCGCGGCGATCAAACTGATCGTTGCGGCTTGACGACCGATCGACCGACGGGGGTCGACCGGTCGTCCGGGCGCCAGAACGATCAGCTCTTGGTAAACGCTTGGTACGCAGCGGTTTCGAAGTCGAGGTACCCGGTGAACGAGGGACCGTCGCCAAACGGGAAGATCTGCGTCGCCCAGTAGCCTCCGAAGCCGTTGTCGCGGTCGATCCAGTAGAAGAGGTTGGCCAAGCCGGCCCAGCCGATGGCGCCGGCGGGTCGTCCGGTCGGGAACGGGTCCTCGGTGTACTGGAAGCTGTACGACCACGTCTTCTTCAGACCGGGGAAGAACTCGGCGTCGTTCGAGAGCCACTTGATGACGCCCGGTAGCAGCTTGACCTGGAGATTGTCGGGAAGCTGGTTGGTGAAGCCGAGGTCGACAGAGGCCGGCGACAGCACCTGCTCGCCGGAGGCGCTGCGTCCCTCGTTGAGCCACATGCGGATGAACTTCAGATAGTCGGGCACGGTCGAGAACAGACCGTGCCCGCCGAAGTCGACCTCGGGCGTGGTGGGGGTCGCGAACTCGCTCGGGGTGAGCGTGCCGTCGTCCTCGCGCTGGTGGTGCCGAACCTGTCGCGAGAGCATCTCCTCGGTCGGCGCGAAGGCTGAGGACGTCATGCCCAGAGGCGCGAAAATGCGCTCCTGGAACACCTCGCCGAGGCGCTTGCCGGTGATGCCTTCGACCACCTGGCCGGCCCAGTCGATGTTGCTGCCGTACTCCCACTGGGTGCCAGGGTCGAACAGCAGCGGAGAGTTCAGCGCGGCGCGCGTCGCGGTGGCCACGCTCGGCTGGCCGTGCTCGTCGGCGAGGCGCTTGTAGGTCTCGTTGAAGAAGTCGTACCCGAAGCCCGCGGTGTGCGTCAACAGGTGGTGGGTGGTGACGTCGCTGGCCGGCGCACGCAAGATCGGCTGACCGTTCGCGTCGAAGCCGTCGATGACCTTGACGTCGGCGAGGGCGGGCGCGTACTCCTTCGCCGGCGCCTGCAGGTCGAGGTCGCCCGACTCCACCAGCTGGAGGCAGGCGGTTGCGGTGATCGCCTTCGTCGTCGACCAGATGTTGAAGGACGTGTCGGTCGTCATTTCGGCGTCGGAAGACAGGTCGCGCACGCCGGACGCGCCGAGGTAGATGTCCTTGTCCCGGCCGGTAATACCGGCGACGACGCCCGGCACTCGCCCTTCCCCGGAGTTCGGGCCCTGCGAAGCGCGCTGGACGACGGCGTCGACCGCGGTAGTCAGGTTGTCGCTCACTGATCTTCCTTTCGTTCGGTGTGGATCAACCTTCGCGTAAGTGTGACGCAGGCGACAACCGCCGCAGCGTCGCAGATCGACGACCCCACCCCGCCAAATGGCGGGTGTGCGGTGCGAGGCACCGCAATAGACTTCGAAGACTTGTCGGCACGAAGGAGGCCCCATGACGGTGAACGCGGTGCCGCGGCCCGGGTTCGACGCCGAGCTGCGCGCCGGATTTGCGGTCGTGGGCGGCATGTTCCCGCCGACCATCACCCCGGAACTCATCGACTTCATGCGGCTCTCCTACGCGTCCCCGCCGATGAACGATCTGTTCCGGCAGCATCGTATTGACGTCACGGACGTCGTCCTGCCCGGCTACCAGGGCGGCGACCTCACGGCCGCCGTTCTCCGACCGCGCGACGCACAGGGGCCGCGTCCGACGGTGCTCTACGCGCATTCGGGTGGGTTGATGTTCGGCGACAAGTTCAGCGGTCTCGACCTCGTGCTCGATTGGGTCAGCGATCTGGGCGCGATCGTCATCACGGTCGACTACCGGCTCGCGCCGGAGTTTCCCGACCCCTACCCGTGGGAGGACATGTACGCAGCCCTGGAATGGGTCGCCGCCGAGGCGGGCAACTTGGGCGTACGTCGCGATCGCATTCTCGTCGCCGGCGCCAGTGCCGGTGGCGGACTCGCGGCCGGCATCGCCCTTGCTGCACGCGACCGGGGCGGCCCGCGGCCCTGCGGCCAACTGCTCGACTACCCGATGCTCGACGACCGGTTGATCACCGCGTCGACCGGACAGTTCGACGGCATCGGCGTCTGGGACCGGGTGAGCAATCAAACTGCGTGGCAGGCGCTCCTCGGCGATCGCCGTGGTGGCGACGACGTGTCTGCCTACGCCGCACCGGCCCGGGCGGGCGACCTCAGCGCACTGCCGCCGGCGTTCATCGACGTCGGCGCCGCCGAGATCTTCCGCGACGAGGCCATCGACTACGCCGGACGCATCTGGGCGGCAGGGGGCGATGCCGAACTGCACGTGTGGTCGGGCGCCTTCCACGCGTGCGACATCTTCGCGCCGCACACCAGCGTGGGGCGTTCGATGATCCGCACCCGCAACGCCTGGGTGGAGAAGATCCTTGCCGACTGATCGGCCGGCCCGATCTCGCCAGGAGCACTGAGATGCAAGAACTCCTCGGACGCATCGCGCGCCTCGACCCCAATTCGAGCCTCGGCCTGCGAGTCATCGCCTGCTTCGACGAGCTCATCGTGGGAAACGTCAACACCCGGGCACTGCTGGCCGCGGCTGCCTCGCTGGCCGGATGCACGGCCGCGCGATGATCGCCTCGCCCGGGCGGGAGACGACATGCTCGTCTGGCTCGAGCGGGACGAAGCGCCGCTGGCCAACAATGCGATCATCCTCGAACGGCTCGCGCTCGCTGTGCGCATCAGACACGGACGCGGTCAGCGCGAGATCGACAACCGTCGCCACCTCGGCGTGCTGACCGAGCGCACCAGCAGTGTCGAGGAACGGCTCGACGCCGCCGGGGCGCTCGGACTGGTGGCCGCGCGCCGCTACCGCATCGTCGCCGCGCCGCTGTTCGCTGTCTGGGAGGGTCGCCCATGCTGGCCCGAGGACGTGATCGGCACGCGCTTCGGTCCGATCCATGTCGTCGTCGTCCCCGAGATCTTCGAGCCGTTCCGGGCCGCTCCGGGAGGCATCGGGATCGCCGCTTCCGTGCACGGGCTCGACCGGTCGTTCCGCAGCGCGCTGGTCGCGCTGCGGCTGTGTGTTCCGCCGCGTGAGCCGATGGTCGTAGCCGATGACTACGGCGGCCTGATCGAACTGTTGGCTGACGCCGACGACGACGCCCAGCATGATTACGCCGACAGTCTCACCCTTGTCGCGCAACAGCATCCGTGGGCGTTGGAGACCGTCGAGGCGCTGGTGACGACACAGAGTGTTCGGGAAGCGGCCCGTGAACTGGACATCCACCACAGCACACTGCAAGCCCGCTGCGACACGCTCAGGACCGGTCTCGGCTTCGATCCGTTGCAGGGTTTCGGCCGCACCCGCCTGGGCACAGCCTTCCTCATGCATCGACTCAGTCGGTCGACTGTGCTCGACCTGCCCGCCCCGGCCGCCATGACGGGGTGAGCAGATCCGCTGTGGTTCAGGAGGATTGGCGCGGGTAGCGGCGTTTGATCGCCCGCACTCCGACTCGGGCCGACTCGCCGGGAAGCGTCCAGCCTCTCGCCTTGGCGATGCGCACCATCCCGTCGCCGAAGACGTTGTCGTCGAGCCGGTCGCCGGGTTCGTAGGACGGGAAAGTGTCGGTGAGCACCGGACCGGGGAAGGATTCGTACTGCGGTTGGCGTTCGAGGCCGGCTTCTCGTTTGGCGTCGAGGAACGCGGACTCGATGTTGACGGCGGCGATGTAGTAGGCCAGCAGGAGTAGTTCGTTGGCGTGGATCTCTTGCCGGTACTTCCGCACGCTGGCCGGTTTTCTACGGCTGGCCGGCGGTCCACAGGTCAGCGACCCGTCCACCTCGATGCGCCCGGCCCTCGACGGTGCCTATGCCTTGGGTCAGGGTGAGGCAAGCAGTGGTCGTGGTGACCGGCTGGACGATCCGTCACAGGTCCTGGACATTCTGATCCCGCTCCAGCCGAAGACTGTCGACAACCCTGATCGCGTAACCACCCTGATGAGTCAGTCCGGGGAGGCCATGACAGCCGTTCGCGGTGCTTTGATGAAAACAAGTGCCTGACCGGCACATACGCGATCAACGGAAGGACATCTCGTGGTTGAGAAGTCGACCTTCACATTGCCCGGTCTGACGAAGAAGAAGTCGGACGAGATCATCAAGATCCTGCAGGTGCGCCTGTCGTCCTACAACGACCTGCACCTCACCCTGAAGCACGCGCACTGGAACGTCGTCGGTGCTCACTTCATCGGCGTCCACGAAATGATCGACCCGCAGGTGGAGCTGGTACGCGGGTACGCCGACGCAGTGGCCGAGCGCATTGCCGCAATGGGCGCCTCCCCCGGCGGCCGCGTCAGCGACATCGAGCGCGACCGCACGTGGGACGACTACGCCATCGAACGTGACACCGTCGGTGCACACTTGGGCGCCCTCGACAAGGTGTACGACGGAGTCATCAGCTCCAACCGCAAGGCGATCGAGGAACTCGACGACCTCGACCTCGTCACGCAGGACCTCATCATCGGACAGACCGGCGAACTCGAGAAGTTCCAGTGGTTCGTGCGCGCTCACCTCGAGTCGTTCGCCGGAGAGCTCAAGGACGCCGGTACGGCCACAGAGAAGGACGCTGCCGCAAAGACCCGCAAGGTCTGAGCACGGTTGATCATGTCTGAGGACCATCTGGATCACCGGTCGCTCCCGCGGCTGACCACCGCCGACCCGATGAGAGATCGTTCCGCATGAACGCATACGAGGCAGTCGTGGTAGGCGGTGGCCATCATGGCCTGCTCGCCGCCATCGAACTGGCCGACCACGGCCGTCAGGTTCTGCTGAGCCGGCCGTAGGTGGGCAGCGCTGTTGCCGACCGGACGACCGGCGACTTCGTCGTGGACGAGTTCAGTGGCTTTTTTCCCGCTGCTGTCCTGGCCGCCGGTTCGCCACGCACCGAAACTGGGGTTGACCCCGTCTGGTGGACATCGATTCAGACGGACCTCGTGGGCAACCCGCCTCGGTGTGCGTGACCTCTGCCCCACCAGGGCGCCTCCGCCAACGCCGCTGCGATAAGCACCGCCGCACAGACGCCCAGGAGGCTCCAGCCGATGACGCTGACCTGCCAGTCGGTCTCCGAAGCACTGCCGTACGGGAACACCACCAGGTGCTCGTCGAACGGATGGAGCAGAGCCCAGGCGGTGGTCGCCGGCACAGCCACTCCTGCGAACAGGAGTCCCGGCATGGGTTCGCCCAGCGAGCGGCGCCAGCACGCGTACCCCGCACCGGCCACGAGTGCCGCGAGTCCCTGGAGCAGCACGGCGTTCCGGTGCCCGAACAGCGCCGTGTCGCCGGCGTGGAGAACGACGGCCACCCACGCAAGGAACAGCACGAGTACGCCGAGCCCGCGCGACGCCGAACGCCAAGCAAGGGTTCGGGGTGCGACGTCGACGACGATGCCGGCCTGCTCGTCGAAGCACCAGGCGGCCGCTGCGGCCAGCAGCCCGACGGCGGTGCCCTGCAAGGGCCAGAGCATCCACGCGTCCCACCGCACCAGCTCCATGAGCACGACCACCAGGATCGCCGCCACTGCGACCCGCATCCACGGGACCGCCCTGGCGGCGTACCCGAGCATCAGAACTCGCCCGGCAGGGGGTTGGTCACGATCCCGGTGTACCCCACGGTCATGGACAGCACACCCAGGACCACCGCGAGGGCTAGGAGACCGAAGACGGCCTTCTTGAGTCGGGGGCGGTCCGACTCGGGGTCGTGGTAGACGGCTACCACCACTGCGAGGACGCAGAGGACGGCCAGGTAGGCGACCCACAGGAACGGGTTCCCCGGCAGCCGAGCCCAGTGCTCGCCGTCGGCGGTGTAGGGACCGTGGAAGTAGGTCCAGAACCAGAACACACGGTAGGGCTGACCGCCCTCGAGCAACCCCTGCATCAGGATCGTGACCAAGACCAAGACGACAGCGGCGACCGCGGCCACCCCCCGCTTGGGCAGGTAGCGGGCCAGCAGCAGTCCGAGGATCGGACCACCGATCGCGCACATGACCCCGGCTCCGAACTGTGTCGCGTGCACGTAGAGGTCGCTGATCTCCGGCCAGACCGTGTGCGCCTCGGGCGGGTCAAGGTAGTAATAGACGACCGCGAAGCCGAAGGCGACCAGCGCCAGGGAGGCCGGCACCACCGTGGCCGCCGCAAGTGCCAAGCTGCGGGTGCGTTCGGGGATGGCGACGGCACCTGCAGCCTCCGCAGCCCGGTCGGATCGCCGGGTGAGCCCGAACATGGTGACCATTCCCAGCACCCCGAGTGCGGCCCCGGGCGCGATCATGTAGAGCGTCGTACTCTCGCCGAACGTCTCGTCGGCATCGAGGACGATGAGCACGATGTAGAGGACGGTGATGGCGGCGCCGAGCCAGAACAGCTTCTGCTGGAGGTAGTTGCGGATCTCCTGGCGGGCGAGGACGCCCAGGGCCGACCCTCGCATCGCGGTGGTACTCATGGTGTGACTCCTTGTGAGGTGTGCCGGTCCGTGCGGAGCAGCAGGTAGGCGTCCTCGACCGAAGGGTCGAGGGCTGAGGAGTCGGGAGCGGGCTGTCCCCCAACGGACCGGATCAGCCCGGTTCCGGTCTTCCAGGTCTGGGCCGCACCGGCATTGGCGGAGGGCCCCACATGGACACGGCCGACTGCCGTGGCCAGCAGCTCGGGCACCGTGCCGTCGAAGCAGATCCTCCCGGTGTCGATGACGAGCACCCGGTCGCACAGGGCCGAGACGTCCTCGGTCTGGTGCGTCGAGATGACGACCGTGCCGGCGAGGCCGGACAGGAGGCCTCGCAGGGAGGCTCGTTGCTCGGGGTCGAGGCCAGTGGTGGGCTCGTCGAGGATGAGCAGGTCGGGTGAGCCGAGCAGTGCCTGCGCGATGGCAAGGCGCCGGCGCTGGCCGCCGGAGAGCTTGGAGATCTTTATGGCGCCGCGGTCGCCCAGATGCACCAGGTCGAGGACCCGCTCGACCTCGGCGTGGCGGGGTGCACGGTCCTGCCACTCCTTCAGCACCGCAACGTAGTCGAGGAACCCGAATCCGGTCATGCCGCGCGGGAAGTCCACCTCCTGCGGGCAGTAGCCGATCCGCCGCCGCGCCTCGATCCTGTTGGCGTGCGACTCGGTCGCGTCGAAGCCAACCACGGTAATGCGGCCGGTGCTCGGCGGCAACGACGTCGACAGCAGCCTCAGGATCGTCGTCTTGCCTGCGCCATTCGGCCCGAGCAGGCCCACCACACCAGGGCGGAGGCTGAGCGT
This genomic stretch from Calidifontibacter indicus harbors:
- a CDS encoding alpha/beta hydrolase encodes the protein MTVNAVPRPGFDAELRAGFAVVGGMFPPTITPELIDFMRLSYASPPMNDLFRQHRIDVTDVVLPGYQGGDLTAAVLRPRDAQGPRPTVLYAHSGGLMFGDKFSGLDLVLDWVSDLGAIVITVDYRLAPEFPDPYPWEDMYAALEWVAAEAGNLGVRRDRILVAGASAGGGLAAGIALAARDRGGPRPCGQLLDYPMLDDRLITASTGQFDGIGVWDRVSNQTAWQALLGDRRGGDDVSAYAAPARAGDLSALPPAFIDVGAAEIFRDEAIDYAGRIWAAGGDAELHVWSGAFHACDIFAPHTSVGRSMIRTRNAWVEKILAD
- a CDS encoding ABC transporter ATP-binding protein translates to MTASLDGVSKQYGRTVALWPTTLSLRPGVVGLLGPNGAGKTTILRLLSTSLPPSTGRITVVGFDATESHANRIEARRRIGYCPQEVDFPRGMTGFGFLDYVAVLKEWQDRAPRHAEVERVLDLVHLGDRGAIKISKLSGGQRRRLAIAQALLGSPDLLILDEPTTGLDPEQRASLRGLLSGLAGTVVISTHQTEDVSALCDRVLVIDTGRICFDGTVPELLATAVGRVHVGPSANAGAAQTWKTGTGLIRSVGGQPAPDSSALDPSVEDAYLLLRTDRHTSQGVTP
- a CDS encoding Dps family protein, translating into MVEKSTFTLPGLTKKKSDEIIKILQVRLSSYNDLHLTLKHAHWNVVGAHFIGVHEMIDPQVELVRGYADAVAERIAAMGASPGGRVSDIERDRTWDDYAIERDTVGAHLGALDKVYDGVISSNRKAIEELDDLDLVTQDLIIGQTGELEKFQWFVRAHLESFAGELKDAGTATEKDAAAKTRKV
- a CDS encoding helix-turn-helix domain-containing protein produces the protein MLVWLERDEAPLANNAIILERLALAVRIRHGRGQREIDNRRHLGVLTERTSSVEERLDAAGALGLVAARRYRIVAAPLFAVWEGRPCWPEDVIGTRFGPIHVVVVPEIFEPFRAAPGGIGIAASVHGLDRSFRSALVALRLCVPPREPMVVADDYGGLIELLADADDDAQHDYADSLTLVAQQHPWALETVEALVTTQSVREAARELDIHHSTLQARCDTLRTGLGFDPLQGFGRTRLGTAFLMHRLSRSTVLDLPAPAAMTG
- a CDS encoding excinuclease ABC subunit UvrA, whose protein sequence is MPSSDSSPAADAQVRVSGAREHNLRNVDLSVPRDSLVVFTGVSGSGKSSLAFGTLYAESQRRYLESVAPYARRLIDQAGVPDVDSITGMPPAVALQQQRGGRSARSTVGSITTVSSLVRMLYSRAGDYPDGQPMLYAEDFSANTVQGACPECHGIGRVYAVPEERMVPDPSLTIRERAIASWPTAWHGHQLRDVLVALGYDVDVPWKDLPRKDRDWILYTDETPFVPVHSRLTLAEARAAIKAGVEPSYSGTFVGARRYVLDTFANSKSASMKRRVAQFLEAALCPACHGKRLKPEALSVTFEGLDIAEFSQLPLRELADMLSDVVAGAQQAETVPNGAVLHADSRRAATEQRIAAGGSAHAAAPDVRRTANRSPEKRAAASRLASGLIERLRPLTDLGLGYLSLSRTTPTLSGGELQRIRLATQLSSDLFGVVYVLDEPSAGLHPQDVTALLKILDGLKKSGNSLFVVEHSVDVMRHADWLVDIGPGAGEHGGCVLYSGPTDGLADVKESVTRGYLFGGSGLPPHTPRDPRGWLHLKDVTRNNLHGVSIDIPMGVFTAVTGVSGSGKSSLVSQALPALVGDRLGHSVAAEDESTGDELLLADTPERLDGVLDGSLEGVRRVVNIDQRPIGRTPRSNIATYTGLFDHVRRRFAETPEARSRRYKPGRFSFNVSGGRCPTCEGEGSVMVELLFLPSVYTECPDCHGTRYKASTLEITWRERTIADVLAMSVEDAHAFFDGEDDITRSLTALSDVGLGYLRLGQPATELSGGEAQRVKLASELQRAQRGDTLYVLDEPTSGLHCADADRLVTHLQTLVDAGNTVVAVELDMRVVAAADYVIDLGPGAGDDGGTVVAAGTPAQVAENGVGASAQYLAAAIKLIVAA
- a CDS encoding serine hydrolase domain-containing protein codes for the protein MSDNLTTAVDAVVQRASQGPNSGEGRVPGVVAGITGRDKDIYLGASGVRDLSSDAEMTTDTSFNIWSTTKAITATACLQLVESGDLDLQAPAKEYAPALADVKVIDGFDANGQPILRAPASDVTTHHLLTHTAGFGYDFFNETYKRLADEHGQPSVATATRAALNSPLLFDPGTQWEYGSNIDWAGQVVEGITGKRLGEVFQERIFAPLGMTSSAFAPTEEMLSRQVRHHQREDDGTLTPSEFATPTTPEVDFGGHGLFSTVPDYLKFIRMWLNEGRSASGEQVLSPASVDLGFTNQLPDNLQVKLLPGVIKWLSNDAEFFPGLKKTWSYSFQYTEDPFPTGRPAGAIGWAGLANLFYWIDRDNGFGGYWATQIFPFGDGPSFTGYLDFETAAYQAFTKS